NNNNNNNNNNNNNNNNNNNNNNNNNNNNNNNNNNNNNNNNNNNNNNNNNNNNNNNNNNNNNNNNNNNNNNNNNNNNNNNNNNNNNNNNNNNNNNNNNNNNNNNNNNNNNNNNNNNNNNNNNNNNNNNNNNNNNNNNNNNNNNNNNNNNNNNNNNNNNNNNNNNNNNNNNNNNNNNNNNNNNNNNNNNNNNNNNNNNNNNNNNNNNNNNNNNNNNNNNNNNNNNNNNNNNNNNNNNNNNNNNNNNNNNNNNNNNNNNNNNNNNNNNNNNNNNNNNNNNNNNNNNNNNNNNNNNNNNNNNNNNNNNNNNNNNNNNNNNNNNNNNNNNNNNNNNNNNNNNNNNNNNNNNNNNNNNNNNNNNNNNNNNNNNNNNNNNNNNNNNNNNNNNNNNNNNNNNNNNNNNNNNNNNNNNNNNNNNNNNNNNNNNNNNNNNNNNNNNNNNNNNNNNNNNNNNNNNNNNNNNNNNNNNNNNNNNNNNNNNNNNNNNNNNNNNNNNNNNNNNNNNNNNNNNNNNNNNNNNNNNNNNNNNNNNNNNNNNNNNNNNNNNNNNNNNNNNNNNNNNNNNNNNNNNNNNNNNNNNNNNNNNNNNNNNNNNNNNNNNNNNNNNNNNNNNNNNNNNNNNNNNNNNNNNNNNNNNNNNNNNNNNNNNNNNNNNNNNNNNNNNNNNNNNNNNNNNNNNNNNNNNNNNNNNNNNNNNNNNNNNNNNNNNNNNNNNNNNNNNNNNNNNNNNNNNNNNNNNNNNNNNNNNNNNNNNNNNNNNNNNNNNNNNNNNNNNNNNNNNNNTACAGCAATGACGAGACCGACCCGTTCCCTTGAGTTTGCGAGCAAGTTCCTTCGTGGAGAGAATGTTACAGAGCTTGGAGAGGGCGTAGGCTGGGAACACTGAATAAGGAGTCTTATTAAAATTAAGATCATCAAGGTCGACCTTGGAGCAGTACTTGTGAGCCACTGAGGACACACTCACCACCCTGCTCGGAGCGCTGGCTTTTAGTGTGtctgaggagaaagagaaggggagtgtttgttattttatttccaaGGATTTTTTTGACTGCACGTAAGNNNNNNNNNNNNNNNNNNNNNNNNNNNNNNNNNNNNCANNNNNNNNNNNNNNNNNNNNNNNNNNNNNNNNNNNNNNNGTANNNNNNNNNNNNNNNNNNNNNNNNNNNNNNNNNNNNNNNNNNNNNNNNNNNNNNNNNNNNNNNNNNNNNNNNNNNNNNNNNNNNNNNNNNNNNNNNNNNNNNNNNNNNNNNNNNNNNNNCATGATTTTTTTCACTTTAGGTATAATGATTTTACTTTACGGATCCACTGGTATGTctttgtgcagaaaaaaaaagttatttaatctTGTGTTGTTGCATTTAGCTGTATGTTCCATGGTTTATATAATTAAAGATGCTGTTGTATCTTATATATAGGATAGTATGTTATGATGTTTATGTTGAACGTTTTCATTACATAGGAGGatgatatattaaatgatatattaaatgatatattatgatatattaaatagtatatatgattatttgatATGATTATTTAATGATTTCAAGGCATGGTGTGGTGTACTAATGTTATTTTATACGATGTTATTATCCATTAATAATATGGCATGAGATATGTTATGACATCATTTAATGATATATCACATAATACCATTATTTAATGAAGACATATTATGTGACATAGTAACGATACATACGGTAGGAATTCTCAATAATTACAACATAtaccataagatatatatatgtctcatacTTACGAACTTACCAAGCAACAGATTTGTGAGAAGGAAATGGCCATAGTGATTCGTGGCCATGGTCAGTTCATAGCCTTGCCTGCTCAGTCTCTTATCGGGGATGCCCACCCCTGCGTTGTTTATCTGGGGAGGAGAGACAGGTCAAAGGTCAGTAGGTGTTAAAACCTTGTGCGTCTGATAAGGTTGCCATGCTGAACTTCACTGATACTTTGGTGATAACGTNNNNNNNNNNNNNNNNNNNNNNNNNNNNNNNNNNNNNNNNNNNNNNNNNNNNNNNNNNNNNNNNNNNNNNNNNNNNNNNNNNNNNNNNNNNNNNNNNNNNNNNNNNNNNNNNNNNNNNNNNNNNNNNNNNNNNNNNNNNNNNNNNNNNNNNNNNNNNNNNNNNNNNNNNNNNNNNNNNNNNNNNNNNNNNNNNNNNNNNNNNNNNNNNNNNNNNNNNNNNNNNNNNNNNNNNNNNNNNNNNNNNNNNNNNNNNNNNNNNNNNNNNNNNNNNNNNNNNNNNNNNNNNNNNNNNNNNNNNNNNNNNNNNNNNNNNNNNNNNNNNNNNNNNNNNNNNNNNNNNNNNNNNNNNNNNNNNNNNNNNNNNNNNNNNNNNNNNNNNNNNNNNNNNNNNNNNNNNNNNNNNNNNNNNNNNNNNNNNNNNNNNNNNNNNNNNNNNNNNNNNNNNNNNNNNNNCATATACGCCTATAGACGTCTTAACCGCCCCTCTAAAGACCCATTCTCACCAAGACATCCAACCGCTTTTCCGTTTTCTTGAACTCTCGCGCAAACGTTCTCACGGAGTCGAGGTCAGACAAGTCGAGCGCGCGGACCTGCACTTCCTGGTTCCCCGTTTTCTCGCGGATCTCCTCTGTTATGTCGTAAAGAGAGAATTATTTATAGGTGTGGGATTtatcagttgtttttttttttcatcgtgcgTGTTTTCTTGGTTATGGCTATTGTAACGTGATGAAGANNNNNNNNNNNNNNNNNNNNNNNNACAGCGtgtttttcctcttatttcacTGGGGTGCGAAGGTTGGTTGTTCTACGAATGAAAATTGCAAGaaattgttgatgttttttttttatgcaaaattgaAAACAGAGGTGATCATGCAGACTTTCTCCCGTACTTACGTGCAACTTTGGCGGATTTGGCGGCGTTTCTGCAACCCATGATGACCCTTGCACCGCGACGAGCTAGGTCCTCGGCTGTGGCGAGCCCGATTCCTGAGANNNNNNNNNNNNNNNNNNNNNNNNNNNNNNNNNNNNNNNNNNNNNNNNNNNNNNNNNNNNNNNNNNNNNNNNNNNNNNNNNNNNNNNNNNNNNNNNNNNNNNNNNNNNNNNNNNNNNNNNNNNNNNNNNNNNGTAGGAAATATTTGttccttataattatcatgtCTATTACATTCTGTGGGTATTTTGATGACTATTGCAGCTAAATCGTGATTTTAATGCCTAATTATTAGTGAGTAATGTTTTTTCGTACTATGGAACCCAGTCACTCAAAAGTAGTTTTGTTATTGATAGGTTATTATAACATTGAGTGGTTGTTATTACTGATACATTGTAAAAcgtatcatttttttcataatctttttcGTAGTATATTGAGGTTGAATTCACCGCTGCCGACAATTTGCATTTTTTCAAGGCAATTCCTGTATTCTGTATTGCAGAGTAAATTACTGCGATATGATTTTtgaaattaatttcctttttttgacatTTGTGATGATTTAGGAGTCAACTAAGCAGTGTGTATGTACGGTTTCGCACTGTAACTAGTTGAACGTGGGGCTTGTTTGGTGGGAACGTGCGGTTTGTGTGGTGTTAATGAGGGGTTGGNNNNNNNNNNNNNNNNNNNNNNNNNNNNNNNNNNNNNNNNNNNNNNNNNNNNNNNNNNNNNNNNNNNNNNNNNNNNNNNNNNNNNNNNNNNNNNNNNNNNNNNNNNNNNNNNNNNNNNNNNNNNNNNNNNNNNNNNNNNNNNNNNNNNNNNNNNNNNNNNNNNNNNNNNNNNNNNNNNNNNNNNNNNNNNNNNNNNNNNNNNNNNNNNNNNNNNNNNNNNNNNNNNNNNNNNNNNNNNNNNNNNNNNNNNNNNNNNNNNNNNNNNNNNNNNNNNNNNNNNNNNNNNNNNNNNNNNNNNNNNNNNNNNNNNNNNNNNNNNNNNNNNNNNNNNNNNNNNNNNNNNNNNNNNNNNNNNNNNNNNNNNNNNNNNNNNNNNNNNNNNNNNNNNNNNNNNNNNNNNNNNNNNNNNNNNNNNNNNNNNNNNNNNNNNNNNNNNNNNNNNNNNNNNNNNNNNNNNNNNNNNNNNNNNNNNNNNNNNNNNNNNNNNNNNNNNNNNNNNNNNNNNNNNNNNNNNNNNNNNNNNNNNNNNNNNNNNNNNNNNNNNNNNNNNNNNNNNNNNNNNNNNNNNNNNNNNNNNNNNNNNNNNNNNNNNNNNNNNNNNNNNNNNNNNNNNNNNNNNNNNNNNNNNNNNNNNNNNNNNNNNNNNNNNNNNNNNNNNNNNNNNNNNNNNNNNNNNNNNNNNNNNNNNNNNNNNNNNNNNNNNNNNNNNNNNNNNNNNNNNNNNNNNNNNNNNNNNNNNNNNNNNNNNNNNNNNNNNNNNNNNNNNNATTTGGTTGTCCGAAGACTCCTCGATTAACAAACAAACAGTCGATAGCACATAAGCAACAGTCAAGACACTAAGCACTTTAACTCGACAAACTTGTGCTGGCAATATGACACCCGACACCAACCTCCTAATTGTCACGTCATACCTAATTGTCGTCCATGCCACTCACCCACTTTATCCCACTGACACTTCTACGCCTCACGTGCCACAAGGCCTCGCGCGTACTAAGCCACAATGCACTATGGTAAACAGCCGTCTCCGAAATCCTCCTTACCTGCAGAAGCCCCAGTAACAATGACCGTCTTTCCGTCCATCCTTCGCGTACTTTTACACCGGCCACTTTGTCGGCGATAGATTATTCCCCCAACGACCGTCAGCAGGCCTATAGCCACCAGCACTGCCACAACGCCAAGCATCTCGACTTCAGTGTTCTCTTGTCACTGACTTCACTCCGGGATGTCCAGCGAATGACTGATACGCTGATGACATATGGCCCCTAGAAACATTTTAAGAGATAGCAAGGTAAATGGCGTTATCATGTACATTTAGATTAGATGCCCATATTGGAGAGGATTCattgtattaattttatcatGGGATGGGTGGAGCGGCTTATGATTTTTTGTTGCCCTCTTNNNNNNNNNNNNNNNNNNNNNNNNNNNNNNNNNNNNGAGGCGATGATGTGTTCATGATGAGCAGCTGAAGGAAAATGTCAAGATCATCGttctatttcatataattatcatcatcaacccgTCTGTTGTCCAGTAGCTATCTTCATTTACTTGTCAACTTGACATCAGTCATTACCAAGCTGCCAAGTAGATTTTCTACTCGGAAAAAGGATTATAGATCAATATACAATAATGGGNNNNNNNNNNNNNNNNNNNNNNNNNNNNNNNNNNNNNNNNNNNNNNNNNNNNNNNNNNNNNNNNNCAATAATGGATAATTAAAGTTCATTGCATTGCACTCACTGAAGTGAcgtaaaatataaagtaaaaatgataaNNNNNNNNNNNNNNNNNNNNNNNNNNNNNNNNNNNNNNNNNNNNNNNNNNNNNNNNNNNNNNNNNNNNNNNNNNNNNNNNNNNNNNNNNNNNNNNNNNNNNNNNNNNNNNNNNNNNNNNNNNNNNNNNNNNNNNNNNNNNNNNNNNNNNNNNNNNNNNNNNNNNNNNNNNNNNNNNNNNNNNNNNNNNNNNNNNNNNNNNNNNNNNNNNNNNNNNNNNNNNNNNNNNNNNNNNNNNNNNNTTACAATGAAGTATGTCATATATACTTTCGGTATTCGGATTACCAACTATGCCGAAGGAAAGTGCCCTTAGAACTCTTTTTGAGAGTTTCAGAACATCCATGCTATCTTAAATGGTTTTAAGtagatttttaaatctttttccagAAATGGAgcgtcacatatatatttgccatccccccccccccaaaaaaaaaNNNNNNNNNNNNNNNNNNNNNNNNNNNNNNNNNNNNNNNNNNNNNNNNNNNNNNNNNNNNNNNNNNNNNNNNNNNNNNNNNNNNNNNNNNNNNNNNNNNNGGNNNNNNNNNNNNNNNNNNNNNNNNNNNNNNNNNNNNNNNNNNNNNNNNNNNNNNNNNNNNNNNNNNNNNNNNNNNNNNNNNNNNNNNNNNNNttacttctatttctatttctcttcatttGATAGAAGTACATAACATAATAGCATGGCTAATGAAATGGGGAGTAACCTACAGCTATTCCCCTAATTCAAGACATTTGATATACGtatatttcttttcataatcTATTACAACTCAGCACAgactatacaatatacatatatactacaacacagAATGGCATTCTCTATCTTGAGTTTATGAAACGTTTGTAACTATAGAACTGCATTAGTTTTCTATATTCCCTACAAAGTTATCTTAACTTTTAAGGCCAGAATATTAGGTAACATAAAATCCTActttatatgattatacaaaaatatgtatttgaATGTTTTAGTTGAAGAGCAACAAATATTGTTGAAAGGGAATCAACAAGTTCTAATAACACAAAATTTTGACCCTGGTATACTTCAACTTCCACTTCAAATACTAGTAATTTTATGGAAAAGAATCACATATCGAACTGTCTGCACATTCACTTAATGTTTAGATCATTCGGNNNNNNNNNNNNNNNNNNNNNNNNNNNNNNNNNNNNNNNNNNNNNNNNNNNNNNNNNNNNNNNNNNNNNNNNNNNNNNNNNNNNNNNNNNNNNNNNNNNNNNNNNNNNNNNNNNNNNNNNNNNNNNNNNNNNNNNNNNNNNNNNNNNNNNNNNNNNNNNNNNNNNNNNNNNNNNNNNNNNNNNNNNNNNNNNNNNNNNNNNNNNNNNNNNNNNNNNNNNNNNNNNNNNNNNNNNNNNNNNNNNNNNNNNNNNNNNNNNNNNNNNNNNNNNNNNNNNNNNNNNNNNNNNNNNNNNNNNNNNNNNNNNNNNNNNNNNNNNNNNNNNNNNNNNNNNNNNNNNNNNNNNNNNNNNNNNNNNNNNNNNNNNNNNNNNNNNNNNNNNNNNNNNNNNNNNNNNNNNNNNNNNNNNNNNNNNNNNNNNNNNNNNNNNNNNNNNNNNNNNNNNNNNNNNNNNNNNNNNNNNNNNNNNNNNNNNNNNNNNNNNNNNNNNNNNNNNNNNNNNNNNNNNNCAGAATTATTTACATCAAATGAAGGTGCCCACATTATAAGGGGGATCTGCGCACAATTCTTCGCCTTCTATATACTGTTAAAGAGATGttgaaagtcataaaaaaatacCTATAAACTTTTTCTTCCTGAATCTAAATGAATAGGATAAACTCAATGGAAAATTTACTAATATaagaaagttttttgttttttaacttgaaaaaatatttaattctaCCAACCTGTGATTGTATTTTCTgatgtctattttttattctgGTACAAATCCCTCTTATAATTCAGGAAGCCTCAATTGCTAAGCATCACCTTTCATTCAATCTTTTAATGTATTATGCAAGATTGAAACAGcatatttaagttttaaaaagatTCAGAAGGGCTGACTAATTAAATATCATGATAGTTAACACAGTGCAAGCATATATTCAGGCCTGTCCACAGGAGTGGGTATGATTGCCAGGCACTAGTAAAGTTATCTTCACAGgtgaatgaacaatgaaataCTATTTCACCAAGTAGTTTACCCACCAACTGTGCTCACTGGTGTGGACAGGTCTATCGTCATCTATTTTGCcatttgataaaagaaagaaacagatcaATAATATCTCGATGTTAGAGCTGCCTGAAACTCAATGGTGATCATCAGCCTCCTGCTGCTTTTGTTAGATTCCTGTCTACATTGTCAtaatttttgtctctttatttctcgAGCTTTTTATGTCTTACGCGAACACAGAGTACCCAATCAGTGGTGTAAACAACAGCACTCGGTCAAACCAGGAAGCACTGCCTAGCAATACCACACAAATTATCCTGTAGTCTAGTTGATGATATTCATGAACATCCAAGAGACAtatagtaggagagagagagaaaaaaaaagctgctaagggtggaaaatattttaaatgtaaatgtgtTGTATTGTATTGCAGATGAAAATGCTCCAGTATACAAAATACTCACGGTCAGAAATAATACACCTTATTTGGCAATGAAATTAGTTATCTATAAATCTTAATCTAGGCCAACATGCATATATTgattcaaaactgaaaaaaataataatctcgatatttttccttttattacaatCTAAAATACACTCAGACCAATATTCTACATGGCATTCAATATTTTTTGGGATGTTAGTGTTATTCtgtcaataatttttaaaaagtaccaaataatatacacatctaAAGTATATAAAAGTGATGCATAGGTCTTTACATACAGATTGaaagtattttttgtattttttattatcggtGTGCAATAGAAAATATTCAGTGCAAGGGTTTTATACACTCGCAAAATGCATAATTCTTGAGAATCATGTAATCAACtgattttcttttaaacaaaagCAAATGCTACATTAAAGAAGAGGATCACCACTCACCAATCAATGTATTCCAAACAACCTAgtcatcatttcacattatctcttctcctcttatccatgtcttcatcttttttttctcaaaagcacTATAAACATAAGCAAATAGCAGTAAGCCTAACTGGTTTTCAAATCTCCTTTACTATTCTCTTACATAAGGAACTATCTGTCAGAGAGCAGtattcacaaatacatatatgaataaccaTGAAGGCTTTGGTAACTAAAATATGTTTGACAAGTAAACATAGCAACACAAATGTTATTACTATTCCTGAgagctataaaacaaaataattacattttatgaTTAAACCCAACATATTTTAGTAACTTTTAATGGTACAGATActacccaaaaagaaaagaattgttAGGGAAAaattctttgtcttctttataTACTACAATTAGGAAACCAATACTTGCACTATGACTAGTCTAATGCTGAGTGTGTTAAATCAAGTTATAGGCCTAGTGAGAGTGGATTTTTCTTAGTGCTACCAAGAGCCATACTGAAACTTTTACCTCCACATCATGTTATGAGTAGTTTAATAAATTAGTAAGTTATTAAGCTCCATAAAGCACATACATCATACCCAGAAGTTATGTACATGGTAAACGGACGCATTCATGATTCCCATTTGCAACTAGATAATTTTTACAACAAGGACTCTGGatgatttatattcatataattctaataatgatatagcagtttttgtctttgctttttttttcctttaaaaaaagctagatatatttttatttactcagGATTTTGAGATTCTAATGCACTTCCAACTATTACTCAAATTTCACtaacaaaattgtatttataCAGCATTGTTTTTCATTCAATATTTGCACTGCATTTCCAGATACTGAGTTCAGGACCATTTGCATGGCAAGGGAaattaaatgtttgtttgtttcaagcAGGAGGGCTTCAAATTATCTACAAGGAATTCAATAATCCATTTTTTGGGGTGAAATGAGGATAAAACAATATTATGAACCAATGGCTTAACTCTAcctacaaaaaggaaagaaacaatacaaaaataataataatcaataaatacatCTATAACAAATTACAAAACTATACTCATTATCTACAAAGAAAAAATCTATAATCAGTTCAACACTCAATAGCCATCGTAAGGCAAGATACGAGAATGtgcaacatttaaaaaatacactATTCATTTAATTGATACCTGAATTAATGTCTACCTGTTCTAATCACTTTCAGGTACATGGcaatatggtgtatatattttaaaattcaactTGTAAAACTTTCAGGGGAATTGTACTGGACANNNNNNNNNNNNNNNNNNNNNNNNNNNNNNNNNNNNNNATATTCCCCAACATAAAAACTGATGGCAGGATTTTTAGCAAGTGCTTTCAACACAAAGCACTCCTGAAGCTGCATCACAAAGACTGCCCTTCTTTGAGAATCATAGAAAGGGGTTAGTACTGAGATAACGTTTGTAGTGTGTTTCTCTGCTTTTCTGAACGTTAGACTCCCAATCTGACTTTGAAGCTGNNNNNNNNNNNNNNNNNNNNNNNNNNNNNNNNNNNNNNNNNNNNNNNNNNNNNNNNACTGGAGCAGCTTGGTCAATCAGTAACTCAAAAGCCACATGGCAAGCTTAACATTTCAGAAAAATTGACAAAAATCACAGAGACGAAGGTCGAtgattttcctttatcttctttttttttttttatagataccaAAGCAGACCAATTTTCTCTCTCCGACAATGTTCTAGGAAAGTTGCAAATCATTGACATAAAAGTCTGAAGAGAATATTTCTTAAGCAATcgactttctgtttctctctttcttagccGCACCTTAATATGACTATAACCTATATGTCATTAATCCACCAAATATGTTTAACTAGCCATAGCATAACATTATATAGAAATTCATATTTCTTGTATCANNNNNNNNNNNNNNNNNNNNNNNNNNNNNNNNNNNNNNNNNNNNNNNNNNNNNNCCTATTTCTTCTAATGATTAATGtacaattttgtttttgtttatggaaATATGCATGTGTAATCTTTATCTAACTATAAAATACAGTGTTCTACTCAATCCtccaaaaaagataatgaataaataaactaacAAAATTGAAAAGCTCAATAATACaaacgaaagcaaagaaaaataacaaaaatataaactcaTCCCTTTTCTATGCAATAGGACTTGATTATGTCTTTAAAATAGGAAATACAACCaatttcaaaaacaaataaatacatacaaaaaaaaaatagtaattaaagtaAATGTAGTAAACATAGTGCAAAAATACCAGGAAAAAAAATGCTACGCAAAAGAATAGGTAAAATTTTTACCTtccaaaaaaactcaaaaggaCTACAGAGTTCTCAAAATTGTAGCATAAAAGCAGAATCCCATGACTGGTCCCAGAACTGAACATCTTAATGGAAGTNNNNNNNNNNNNNNNNNNNNNNNNNNNNNNTAGTACATGAATATCATGCACACCAAAGCAAATACGTCAATTCCATTAAGGTACATGTGAAATGAGTTGGTTATCTggaataattaacaatattatcctAATAATCCTGCTATTATCACTTTCATNNNNNNNNNNNNNNNNNNNNNNNNNNaaaaaaaaaagaaaacaaattgcaCGACATTTGTAAATGCCATAGCCATCTCAGCTCTGCCACACACTAGAATACAGCATCAAACTCGGCAAAAAAAATGAACCACCAATGCCTACTTGTTCGTGGAGCATATCATCACAAAGCTAAGTTCTAGCTGTTACTAGGAATAGCTCTTAATTAGGTGGTTAATATTTTCTTGTACTTGGTCAGTCCTTTCCATTAAATGCTGGATTCTCTGCACTACGGACTTCCTCTTCTGTCTTGCTGGTGCTTGATTCTCCTGCAACGAGGTGAGAGAGAAATGCTTTTATACTAACGAGAGAGGAACATATTCAATAATGAACNNNNNNNNNNNNNNNNNNNNNNNNNNATTCATATGTATGAAattacactaataaaaataatgttattttattcacAGAATTTTTAACATGCATAATCCTTATGTTATGAAAACTTTAGTAAANNNNNNNNNNNNNNNNNNNNNNNNNNNNNGACTAGCATGTCATGAGAAACTTTACTCTAAATTCCACTATTATTTTGCAAGAGAATATGCACCAACAGATTTTGGTCAAGTTATTCTAGGTTGAATAAGCTGGAGAGTCAATTACCCAGTTATCATTCAAGATGATACACAGGATGAAATTAAATAACAAGAGTAAAATTATTCTATTCTATCATTTTTTCTGAACTGGCTAAGTTTTATTGCTAGAAAATACTGTaggaaataaatcataaaattttataactaaaaaaaatgagcaagaagaaaaagaaaaaaaatatttatctaatattctTTGATAATTCTAATATTCATCTAATACTTTTGTTCATTTCTGATACAGCTTACTCAAAATCATGTATAATGGTTCTCATTTACTGTTATCCTTGAAGCtcctggttttatatataaaattaaaccacAATACAGGGGATTTTTCCAAACACTCACCTCCCTGTCGTTAGAATCAATCCAGACCAGGGGTATCATGGGTATNNNNNNNNNNNNNNNNNNNNNNNNNNNNNNNNNNNNNNNNNNNNNNNNNNNNNNNNNNNNNNNNNNNNNNNNNNNNNNNNNNNNNNNNNNNNNATAaaggtgtaattttttaaatNNNNNNNNNNNNNNNNNNNNNNNNNNNNNNNNNNNNNNNNNNNNNNNNNNNNNNNNNNaaaaaaaaaaaaaatctcaggggACTCACAGAACCCCAGAAACCAATTATACTTACTTCGATCAccaaccttgccccccccccccctccaagaaagAGTGGACATGACGCCCCTGACCAAGACAACCAAGAAAGTAATCATCTTTTCCGTGAAAATCCTCCAAAAATATAGTCCATAACACCCAGCACTTTATGTATAAGTCTTACCTCGAAGGATATTCCATCAAGTCGTTCCAGTAACCTCATGAACTCCTCATTCACCCCAAGCAGTTGTTTTTTCAGCTTCCCAAGCGCTTCTCCACACAAATGAGGTTCCATGTAGCCGTTAGCAATACTGTCGACTTCAGGCAATAAGTCGTTCAGCTTTTTTTCCACGGCCGAGCATGAATTATCAATCTGAAATGAGTGATTTACATCAGCattgataaaattattttttcatctcaactcagttgtttttttctttaatttgaagaatatattataaatatttaataatgaaatgTTGGTGATAACTTGATCAAAAGATGGNNNNNNNNNNNNNNNNNNNNNNNNNNNNNNNNNNNNNNNNNNNNNNNNNNNNNNNNNNNNNNNNNNNNNNNNNNNNNNNNNNNNNNNNNNNNNNNNNNNNNNNNNNNNNNNNNNNNNNNNNNNNNNNNNNNNNNNNNNNNNNNNNNNNNNNNNNNNNNNNNNNNNNNNNNNNNNNNNNNNNNNNNNNNNNNNNNNNNNNNNNNNNNNNNNNNNNNNNNNNNNNNNNNNNNNNNNNNNNNNNNNggtttttaatttttctaacttttaaaacTCCAAACAATATTGCaccaaaaaagtataaatattcatattatgaggaaaaaaaaagtctgcatatattataaatgaagtAGAGGGTTAATTAAGACCATACATAGGTCAAAACAGATAGGTATTTTGAGCACCAAATTCTATActaaaaatattagttttttagATGCTCTTATTTGGGATTGTCANNNNNNNNNNNN
This region of Penaeus monodon isolate SGIC_2016 chromosome 27, NSTDA_Pmon_1, whole genome shotgun sequence genomic DNA includes:
- the LOC119590699 gene encoding BAG family molecular chaperone regulator 1-like isoform X3 gives rise to the protein MGDAEYNILLCHGSSKYEVVVWGAMTLADLASKIEAVTHISQASQKIIFKGKNLADPGVTLASYGIGPGAKVMVLGKKYDPEDDASYQAVAQIDNSCSAVEKKLNDLLPEVDSIANGYMEPHLCGEALGKLKKQLLGVNEEFMRLLERLDGISFEENQAPARQKRKSVVQRIQHLMERTDQVQENINHLIKSYS